Proteins co-encoded in one Enterobacter sp. R4-368 genomic window:
- the gsiB gene encoding glutathione ABC transporter substrate-binding protein GsiB, with product MTQFISRHWRGLASVMFALTAIPAVAAKDVVVAVGSNFTTLDPYDANDTLSQAVAKSFYQGLFGLDKDMQLEYVLAESYSVSADGMVYTINLRHGVKFQDGTDFDAAAVKANLDRASNPRNSLKRYNLYKNIARTDVVDAYTVKITLKQPFSAFINILAHPATAMISPAALQKYGNDIGFHPVGTGPYELEAWNQTDYVKVKRFAGYWQQGLPKLDSITWRPVVDNNTRAAMLQTGEAQFAFPIPYEQAEVLKRNSKLELVASPSIMQRYISMNVTQKPFDNPKVREAINYAINRPALVKVAFAGFATPATGVVPPTIAYSQAYQPWPYDPAKARELLKEAGYPQGFSTTLWSSHNHSTAQKVLQFTQQQLAQVGIRVQVTAMDAGQRAAEVEAKAQAQSGVRMFYTGWSASTGEADWALSPLFASWNWPPTQFNTAFYSNPQVDKDLAEALKTTDAAEKEQLYKQAQDLIWQESPWVPLVVEKLVSAHNKKLTGFYIMPDTGFSFDNADLVK from the coding sequence ATGACACAATTCATTTCACGGCACTGGCGGGGACTCGCCAGCGTGATGTTTGCGCTGACCGCCATCCCGGCCGTTGCGGCGAAGGATGTGGTTGTCGCGGTGGGATCCAATTTCACTACCCTTGACCCGTATGATGCCAACGACACGCTGTCGCAGGCGGTGGCGAAATCGTTCTATCAGGGGCTATTTGGCCTTGATAAAGATATGCAGCTGGAATACGTGCTGGCAGAAAGCTACAGCGTTTCCGCTGACGGCATGGTCTATACCATCAACTTGCGCCACGGGGTAAAGTTCCAGGATGGTACGGACTTTGACGCCGCTGCGGTAAAAGCGAACCTCGACCGCGCCAGCAATCCGCGCAACAGCCTGAAGCGCTATAACCTGTATAAAAATATCGCCAGAACCGATGTGGTGGATGCCTACACGGTAAAAATCACCCTCAAGCAGCCTTTTTCCGCGTTTATCAATATCCTCGCCCACCCGGCAACGGCCATGATTTCTCCGGCGGCGCTGCAAAAATATGGCAACGACATTGGTTTTCACCCGGTCGGCACCGGCCCGTATGAACTGGAAGCGTGGAACCAGACCGATTACGTGAAAGTGAAGAGATTCGCCGGGTACTGGCAGCAAGGTTTACCCAAGCTGGACTCCATTACCTGGCGGCCGGTGGTGGACAACAACACCCGCGCGGCGATGCTGCAAACCGGCGAAGCGCAGTTTGCCTTCCCCATCCCTTACGAGCAGGCGGAAGTGCTGAAAAGAAACAGCAAGCTGGAGCTGGTCGCCAGCCCGTCGATTATGCAGCGTTACATCAGCATGAATGTCACGCAAAAACCGTTCGATAACCCGAAAGTGCGCGAGGCGATCAACTACGCTATCAACCGCCCGGCCCTGGTGAAAGTGGCGTTCGCCGGTTTCGCGACGCCCGCCACCGGCGTTGTACCGCCAACCATTGCCTATTCCCAGGCCTATCAACCCTGGCCGTACGATCCGGCAAAAGCCCGCGAACTGCTAAAAGAAGCCGGTTATCCGCAGGGGTTCAGCACCACTTTGTGGTCGTCGCATAACCACAGCACCGCGCAGAAAGTATTACAGTTTACCCAGCAGCAACTGGCGCAGGTGGGCATTAGAGTGCAGGTGACGGCGATGGACGCCGGGCAGCGCGCAGCGGAAGTGGAAGCCAAAGCGCAGGCGCAGAGCGGCGTGCGCATGTTCTACACCGGCTGGTCGGCCTCGACCGGCGAAGCTGACTGGGCGCTGTCGCCGCTGTTCGCCTCATGGAACTGGCCGCCAACGCAGTTCAACACCGCGTTTTACAGCAACCCGCAGGTGGATAAAGACCTGGCCGAGGCGTTAAAAACCACGGATGCCGCGGAGAAAGAGCAGTTGTACAAACAGGCGCAGGATCTCATCTGGCAGGAGTCGCCATGGGTGCCGCTGGTGGTGGAAAAGCTGGTTTCAGCACATAACAAGAAGCTCACCGGTTTCTACATTATGCCCGATACCGGGTTCAGTTTTGATAACGCGGATTTGGTGAAATAA
- the gsiC gene encoding glutathione ABC transporter permease GsiC translates to MQNYIIKRLLGLIPTLLIVAVLVFLFVHLLPGDPARLIAGPEADAQVIELVRQQLGLDQPLWRQFWHYIGNVLQGDFGISMASRRPVVEEIASRFMPTLLLTITSMCWAMLFGLGAGIAAAVWRNRWPDHLGMALAVTGMSFPAFALGMLLMQIFSVELGWLPTVGADSWQHYILPSLTLGAAVAAVMARFTRASFVDVLNEDYMRTARAKGVSERWVILKHGLRNALIPVVTMMGLQFGFLLGGSIVVEKVFNWPGLGRLLVDSVEMRDYPVIQAEVLLFSLEFILINLVVDVLYAALNPTIRYK, encoded by the coding sequence ATGCAAAATTATATTATTAAACGCTTGCTGGGCCTGATCCCGACGCTACTGATTGTGGCGGTGCTGGTGTTTCTGTTTGTCCACTTGCTGCCGGGCGATCCGGCGCGGTTGATTGCCGGGCCGGAAGCCGACGCGCAGGTCATTGAGCTGGTGCGCCAACAGCTTGGGCTGGATCAACCGCTGTGGCGGCAGTTCTGGCACTACATCGGCAATGTGCTGCAAGGCGATTTTGGTATCTCGATGGCCTCGCGCCGCCCGGTGGTGGAGGAAATCGCCAGCCGCTTTATGCCGACGCTGCTGCTGACTATCACCAGTATGTGCTGGGCGATGCTGTTTGGGCTCGGCGCGGGAATTGCCGCCGCCGTGTGGCGCAACCGCTGGCCGGATCATCTGGGGATGGCGCTGGCGGTAACGGGCATGTCATTCCCCGCGTTTGCACTCGGTATGTTGCTGATGCAGATCTTCTCGGTTGAACTCGGCTGGCTGCCGACCGTGGGTGCCGACAGCTGGCAACACTACATTTTGCCGTCATTAACGCTCGGTGCGGCAGTGGCGGCGGTGATGGCGCGTTTTACCCGCGCCTCGTTCGTGGACGTGCTCAACGAGGACTACATGCGTACCGCGCGTGCCAAAGGCGTAAGCGAGCGCTGGGTTATTCTCAAACATGGTCTGCGCAACGCGCTCATCCCGGTGGTCACCATGATGGGGCTGCAATTCGGCTTTTTGCTCGGCGGCTCCATTGTGGTGGAGAAAGTCTTCAACTGGCCTGGGCTGGGCCGTTTGCTGGTGGACTCGGTGGAGATGCGCGATTACCCGGTGATTCAGGCCGAGGTGCTGCTCTTCTCGCTGGAGTTTATTCTTATCAACTTAGTGGTGGATGTGCTCTACGCCGCCCTTAATCCCACGATCAGGTACAAGTAA
- the gsiD gene encoding glutathione ABC transporter permease GsiD — translation MRLLNWRRQAVLNAMPVVKPGHVRTPWHEFWRRFCRQPLAMAAGIFVLLLILLAIVAPWIAPFDAENYFDYDRLNEGPSLVHWFGVDSLGRDILSRVLVGAQISLAAGLFAVLIGALIGTVLGLLAGYYEGWWDRLIMRICDVLFAFPGILLAIAVVAVMGSGMANVIIAVAVFSVPAFARLVRGNTLVLKQQTFIESARSIGASDAVILFHHILPGTVSSIVVYFTMRIGTSIISAASLSFLGLGAQPPTPEWGAMLNEARADMVIAPHVALFPSLAIFLTVLAFNLLGDGLRDALDPKIKG, via the coding sequence ATGCGATTATTAAACTGGCGTCGACAGGCGGTGCTAAACGCCATGCCCGTAGTCAAACCGGGGCATGTGCGCACGCCGTGGCATGAATTCTGGCGGCGTTTTTGCCGCCAGCCGCTGGCGATGGCCGCCGGGATTTTTGTGCTGCTGCTGATCCTGTTGGCGATTGTCGCCCCGTGGATAGCCCCGTTCGATGCGGAAAACTATTTTGACTATGACCGGCTTAATGAAGGGCCGTCGCTGGTGCACTGGTTCGGCGTCGATTCGCTGGGGCGCGACATTTTAAGCCGCGTGCTGGTCGGCGCGCAGATTTCGCTTGCCGCCGGTCTTTTTGCGGTGCTGATTGGCGCGCTCATCGGTACGGTGCTGGGATTGCTGGCGGGTTACTACGAAGGCTGGTGGGATCGCCTGATTATGCGCATCTGTGATGTGCTGTTCGCGTTTCCCGGCATTCTGCTGGCGATTGCGGTGGTGGCGGTGATGGGTAGCGGCATGGCGAACGTGATCATCGCCGTGGCGGTGTTCTCCGTGCCGGCGTTTGCCCGTCTGGTGCGCGGTAACACGCTGGTGCTCAAGCAACAAACCTTTATCGAATCCGCGCGCAGCATCGGGGCCAGCGATGCGGTGATCCTGTTTCACCATATTCTGCCGGGCACGGTATCGTCGATTGTGGTCTATTTCACCATGCGTATCGGCACGTCGATTATCTCAGCCGCCAGCCTGTCATTTTTAGGCCTGGGCGCGCAGCCGCCCACCCCGGAGTGGGGCGCGATGCTCAATGAAGCGCGTGCGGATATGGTGATTGCGCCGCATGTGGCGCTGTTCCCTTCGCTGGCGATTTTTCTGACGGTGCTGGCGTTTAACCTGCTGGGTGATGGCCTGCGCGACGCGCTGGACCCGAAGATTAAGGGATAG
- the rimO gene encoding 30S ribosomal protein S12 methylthiotransferase RimO — translation MSNVNLQPKIGFVSLGCPKNLVDSERILTELRTEGYDVVPSYDNADMVIVNTCGFIDSAVQESLEAIGEALNENGKVIVTGCLGAKEDQIREVHPKVLEITGPHSYEQVLEHVHHYVPKPKHNPFLSLVPEQGVKLTPRHYAYLKISEGCNHRCTFCIIPSMRGDLVSRPIGEVLAEAKRLVDAGVKELLVISQDTSAYGVDVKHRMGFHNGEPVKTSMVGLCEQLAKLGVWTRLHYVYPYPHVDDVIPLMAEGKILPYLDIPLQHASPRILKLMKRPGAVDRQLARIKQWREICPELTLRSTFIVGFPGETEEDFQMLLDFLQEARLDRVGCFKYSPVEGATANELADQVPEEVKEERWNRFMQLQQQISAERLQEKIGREILVIIDEVDEEGAIGRSMADAPEIDGAVYLNGETGVKPGDVVRVKVENADEYDLWGSRV, via the coding sequence ATGAGCAATGTGAACCTGCAGCCGAAAATCGGCTTTGTCTCTCTTGGCTGCCCAAAAAACCTGGTGGATTCCGAACGGATTCTCACCGAACTGCGCACCGAAGGTTATGACGTGGTGCCAAGCTATGACAACGCTGACATGGTTATCGTCAATACCTGCGGTTTTATCGACAGCGCGGTGCAAGAGTCGCTGGAAGCCATCGGCGAAGCGCTGAATGAAAACGGCAAAGTCATTGTGACCGGCTGCCTGGGCGCAAAAGAGGATCAGATCCGCGAAGTGCACCCGAAAGTGCTGGAGATCACCGGGCCGCACAGCTATGAGCAGGTACTGGAACATGTTCATCACTATGTGCCGAAACCAAAGCACAATCCGTTCCTGAGCCTCGTGCCGGAACAGGGCGTCAAACTGACGCCGCGCCACTACGCTTACCTGAAAATTTCCGAAGGCTGTAACCACCGCTGCACGTTCTGCATTATTCCGTCGATGCGTGGCGATCTGGTAAGCCGCCCGATTGGCGAGGTGTTAGCCGAAGCCAAACGTCTGGTCGATGCCGGCGTGAAAGAGCTGCTGGTGATCTCGCAGGACACCTCCGCTTACGGCGTGGATGTAAAACACCGCATGGGCTTTCACAACGGCGAGCCAGTGAAAACTAGCATGGTTGGCCTGTGTGAGCAACTGGCGAAACTCGGTGTCTGGACGCGTCTGCACTACGTTTACCCGTATCCGCACGTGGATGATGTCATTCCGCTGATGGCGGAAGGCAAGATCCTGCCGTATCTGGATATCCCGCTGCAGCACGCCAGCCCGCGCATTCTCAAGCTGATGAAGCGCCCCGGCGCGGTCGACAGGCAACTGGCGCGCATTAAGCAGTGGCGTGAAATCTGCCCGGAACTGACGCTGCGTTCCACCTTTATCGTCGGTTTCCCTGGCGAAACTGAAGAAGATTTCCAGATGCTGCTCGATTTCCTCCAGGAAGCGCGTCTGGATCGCGTCGGCTGCTTTAAATACAGCCCGGTAGAAGGAGCAACCGCCAACGAACTGGCCGATCAGGTGCCGGAAGAGGTGAAAGAGGAGCGCTGGAACCGCTTTATGCAACTGCAACAGCAGATCTCCGCCGAGCGCTTGCAGGAAAAAATCGGCCGCGAAATTCTGGTGATCATCGATGAAGTGGACGAAGAAGGCGCGATTGGCCGCAGCATGGCGGACGCTCCGGAAATCGACGGCGCGGTGTACCTGAACGGCGAAACCGGGGTTAAACCGGGCGACGTTGTCCGCGTCAAAGTGGAAAACGCCGACGAATACGATCTGTGGGGCTCCCGCGTTTAA
- a CDS encoding helix-turn-helix domain-containing GNAT family N-acetyltransferase, producing MVRELGFMNSTLAATDYSPSAVHTLLEVEKQGAMTAAQLVQILGLEKSSVSRMLSRLIAAGELQDVPSAADARYKTLQLTAQGKASVARINNYGAMRVREALQHLTAAEQEAVARGLSAYATALEACRQGAPRPGREKPEIVTGYLPGMIGRISEMHASYYSQHYGFGYFFESKLAAGLAEFAGRLENARNNIWLAVYKGKIVGSVAIDGQDLGNNEAHLRWFILDDECRGTGMGRQLLAKAMQFCDEQQFSAVQLWTFSGLNAARALYESFGFTLSKEWQGEQWGSTMLEQQFTRCGEIAQR from the coding sequence ATGGTGCGTGAGCTGGGCTTTATGAACAGCACGCTTGCGGCGACGGATTATTCTCCTTCCGCCGTTCATACTCTGCTGGAAGTGGAAAAACAGGGGGCGATGACGGCAGCGCAGCTGGTGCAGATCCTGGGGCTGGAGAAATCAAGCGTCAGCCGTATGCTGAGCCGGCTTATCGCCGCCGGTGAATTGCAGGACGTACCCTCGGCTGCGGATGCGCGCTATAAAACGCTACAGTTGACCGCGCAGGGCAAAGCGAGCGTCGCGCGCATTAACAATTACGGTGCGATGCGTGTGCGCGAGGCGCTGCAACATCTGACTGCTGCCGAACAGGAGGCGGTTGCTCGCGGCTTGTCGGCCTATGCCACCGCGCTTGAAGCCTGCCGCCAGGGCGCACCGCGTCCTGGCCGTGAAAAGCCAGAAATCGTCACCGGTTATCTGCCGGGAATGATTGGCCGTATCAGCGAAATGCACGCCAGCTACTATTCGCAACATTATGGTTTCGGCTATTTTTTTGAAAGCAAACTGGCCGCGGGCCTGGCCGAATTCGCCGGACGTCTGGAGAATGCGCGTAATAACATCTGGCTCGCGGTTTATAAGGGCAAAATCGTCGGCTCGGTGGCCATTGACGGGCAAGATTTAGGCAATAACGAGGCGCATCTGCGCTGGTTTATTCTTGATGATGAATGCCGTGGCACCGGCATGGGACGTCAACTGCTCGCCAAAGCGATGCAGTTTTGCGATGAACAACAGTTTTCTGCGGTGCAGCTCTGGACATTCAGCGGGCTGAACGCCGCGCGCGCCCTTTACGAATCTTTCGGTTTCACCCTGAGCAAAGAGTGGCAGGGCGAACAGTGGGGAAGCACAATGCTGGAGCAGCAATTTACCCGCTGCGGGGAAATTGCGCAGCGTTAG
- a CDS encoding trypsin-like serine protease, whose product MRAILPLLLLMLCSIINQVGARETAIVSNDGLNIEQLQTDDLLKKHPFDKGIKSAEHESTLFKLTIRNMQQEGINQYPTRNEDNKIVMEKLHLPPGSIAENTPDCNSATVNYYSTYGDKESAQLVISRCQKKLEKNNVETFPYAAKFIPSVVYLRSSLEACSGFLINNTTVVTAAHCNVDTAYFSNGESRKVSKQNGKVCFQTEGSYCDYAVLTVDKVNIASPPVQWQQADVNDELWIPGVAISSPEKIPDNYQASNMAATDNQQNKSCKVVYINDNCLIHLCTVLQGFSGAPIVNVTKSKTENSVVISGIHISSEQTLSKNMCKLNIEKLLANYAVPKSKLPF is encoded by the coding sequence ATGCGAGCGATACTCCCACTTCTGTTGCTCATGTTATGTAGCATTATCAATCAGGTGGGCGCGCGTGAGACTGCCATCGTCAGCAATGACGGGTTAAATATCGAGCAACTCCAGACCGATGATCTACTGAAAAAGCACCCGTTTGATAAGGGAATAAAATCAGCGGAACATGAATCAACGCTGTTCAAACTGACCATCCGCAACATGCAGCAGGAGGGTATCAACCAATACCCCACGCGTAACGAAGACAACAAAATCGTCATGGAGAAACTGCATTTACCGCCAGGCAGCATTGCGGAAAATACGCCTGACTGTAATTCGGCGACGGTGAATTATTATAGTACCTATGGTGATAAAGAATCGGCGCAGTTGGTTATCAGCCGCTGTCAAAAAAAGCTGGAAAAGAATAACGTTGAGACATTTCCCTATGCCGCTAAATTTATTCCTTCGGTTGTTTATCTGCGTTCGTCATTAGAAGCGTGCAGCGGCTTTTTAATCAATAACACCACCGTTGTCACCGCGGCGCATTGTAATGTTGATACGGCTTATTTTAGTAACGGCGAATCGAGAAAAGTCAGTAAACAGAATGGCAAAGTGTGTTTTCAAACCGAGGGCAGCTATTGTGATTATGCTGTTTTAACGGTTGATAAAGTAAATATTGCCTCGCCCCCTGTTCAGTGGCAACAAGCCGACGTTAATGATGAATTATGGATACCGGGCGTTGCTATTTCTTCCCCTGAAAAGATCCCCGACAATTATCAGGCCTCTAATATGGCAGCAACCGATAACCAACAAAATAAAAGCTGCAAGGTGGTTTATATCAATGATAACTGTCTTATTCATTTGTGTACGGTGCTCCAGGGCTTTTCCGGTGCGCCCATCGTCAATGTGACGAAAAGCAAAACGGAAAATAGCGTGGTTATAAGTGGCATCCATATTTCATCGGAACAAACTCTCAGTAAAAACATGTGCAAATTGAACATCGAAAAATTACTGGCTAATTACGCTGTACCGAAATCAAAACTGCCCTTTTAA
- a CDS encoding alpha/beta hydrolase-fold protein yields MFTRSFKNGFIFLRLSSFNAGGFSSPGAVIRQLAALLLMLCAANSYARPDMTPLGPNIADKGSAFYHFTVNTFDSTDGKRHYKVWTAIPNKKPPASGYPVLYLLDGNAVMDRLSDELLQKLSQRDPPVLVAIGYQTDLPFELTARAYDYTPATQSSPQNLRGRTGGGSAIFRRLLEQTIAPLAEKDLAIDPQKRALWGHSYGGLFVLESFLSSDFFHTFYSAVPSLDRNNAALLSALERVNTAQSRQKSVWFMEGDGDRKTQDENATSDVLAALSQTVSCLRSRGIPATYRLYPGLTHGAMFAASMHAALLHVSGETLPEAE; encoded by the coding sequence ATGTTCACGCGTTCATTTAAAAATGGCTTCATATTCCTGCGATTAAGCTCGTTTAACGCAGGCGGTTTTTCGAGCCCAGGCGCAGTAATTCGCCAGTTGGCGGCACTCCTGCTGATGCTCTGCGCGGCGAACAGTTATGCCCGCCCGGACATGACGCCGTTGGGGCCGAATATCGCCGATAAAGGTTCTGCGTTTTATCATTTCACTGTTAATACTTTTGATTCCACCGACGGCAAGCGCCATTACAAAGTGTGGACCGCCATCCCGAATAAAAAGCCGCCCGCCAGTGGTTATCCGGTGCTCTATCTGCTGGACGGCAACGCGGTGATGGACCGGTTATCCGATGAGCTGTTGCAAAAACTGTCGCAGCGCGATCCGCCCGTGCTGGTGGCGATTGGCTATCAGACCGATCTGCCGTTTGAGTTAACCGCCAGAGCGTATGACTACACGCCCGCAACGCAAAGTAGCCCGCAGAATCTGCGCGGCAGAACCGGTGGCGGTAGCGCGATTTTCCGCAGGTTACTGGAGCAGACCATTGCCCCGCTGGCTGAAAAAGATCTCGCTATCGACCCGCAAAAGCGGGCGCTGTGGGGGCACTCTTACGGGGGACTGTTCGTGCTGGAGAGCTTTCTGTCGTCCGATTTCTTTCACACGTTCTACTCAGCCGTCCCTTCGCTGGATCGTAATAACGCTGCACTACTGAGCGCACTTGAGCGTGTCAACACAGCGCAGAGCCGCCAGAAATCAGTGTGGTTTATGGAAGGCGACGGCGACAGAAAAACGCAGGACGAAAACGCCACCTCGGACGTGTTAGCTGCCCTAAGCCAGACGGTTTCATGCCTGCGTAGCAGAGGCATACCGGCGACTTACCGGCTTTATCCCGGCCTGACGCACGGCGCGATGTTTGCCGCCTCGATGCACGCGGCGCTGTTGCATGTGTCCGGTGAGACGCTTCCTGAAGCAGAGTAA